The following are encoded together in the Gopherus evgoodei ecotype Sinaloan lineage chromosome 17, rGopEvg1_v1.p, whole genome shotgun sequence genome:
- the LOC115636596 gene encoding C-C motif chemokine 3-like: MKVSVAALAVLIAAFCSQVSAAGPQALNIPSVCCYKYSLNPISRSRVVKYEYTSSDCSKPAVIFTTIKGKTLCTNPDEKWVQRIVTQLRAREAVSMALLA; this comes from the exons ATGAAGGTCTCTGTGGCTGCCCTCGCCGTTCTCATCGCTGCCTTCTGCTCGCAGGTCTCAGCTGCTGGTCCAC AGGCACTCAACATCCCAAGTGTCTGCTGCTATAAATACTCTCTCAACCCAATTTCGCGGAGCCGTGTGGTGAAGTATGAATACACCAGCAGTGACTGCTCCAAGCCGGCTGTGAT CTTCACCACCATCAAAGGCAAAACATTATGCACCAATCCAGATGAGAAATGGGTCCAACGTATTGTGACTCAGCTGAGGGCTAGGGAAGCTGTTTCAATGGCACTCTTAGCCTAG